Proteins encoded by one window of Mercenaria mercenaria strain notata chromosome 4, MADL_Memer_1, whole genome shotgun sequence:
- the LOC123551965 gene encoding uncharacterized protein LOC123551965 isoform X2: MIFPVLFLLETFKIETLRVYPRVHYFQRRFSDLLPRLKRVIGAFPKSFHIEKAIQEIDDLNDKFTKKLNIVAIGHSELEFANIVVSTKPFEIEKISDLKEPPSIHLFLCYTKTDSLDQTGLKNDMSKVISDAEKTMASAGHIITIMGKMMFEIEGYLEQTITEKYEPKTQTADVPKDLRNAILELKDVYSTGTVYDVFEIHVREQTTALKEDLSTLMHKHGYTQPYQVKIVKKEPVKMMAEREDYQKPVSR; the protein is encoded by the exons atgATTTTCCCAGTATTATTCCTACTTGAAACGTTTAAGATCGAGACGTTGAGAGTGTACCCAAGAGTACATTACTTCCAAAGAAGATTTAGTGACCTTTTGCCAAGACTGAAACGAGTGATTG GCGCATTCCCAAAAAGTTTCCATATTGAGAAAGCCATCCAAGAAATCGATGACTTAAACGACAAATTCACGAAGAAGTTGAACATAGTTGCCATAGGACACAGTGAACTTGAATTTGCAAATATTGTAGTTTCAACAAAGCCATTTGAAATAGAAAAGATTTCAGACCTTAAAGAACCACCAAGTATTCACTTGTTCTTGTGCTACACGAAAACAGACTCGTTGGATCAAACTGGATTGAAG AATGATATGTCTAAAGTTATAAGTGATGCGGAAAAGACTATGGCTTCTGCCGGACATATTATTACTATAATGGGCAAAATGATGTTTGAAATAGAGGGATATTTGGAGCAAACGATAACAGAAAAATACGAACCAAAAACGCAAACTGCAGATGTGCCAAAAGATCTCCGTAATGCCATTTTAGA GTTGAAAGACGTTTATAGCACAGGTACAGTGTACGATGTCTTCGAAATTCATGTACGAGAACAAACCACAGCACTAAAAGAAGACCTGTCAACACTAATGCACAAACACGGATACACTCAACCATACcaagtaaaaattgttaaaaaagaacCAGTCAAAATGATGGCAGAACGGGAAGATTATCAAAAACCTGTATCCAGGTAA
- the LOC123551965 gene encoding uncharacterized protein LOC123551965 isoform X1, which yields MIFPVLFLLETFKIETLRVYPRVHYFQRRFSDLLPRLKRVIGAFPKSFHIEKAIQEIDDLNDKFTKKLNIVAIGHSELEFANIVVSTKPFEIEKISDLKEPPSIHLFLCYTKTDSLDQTGLKNISSVIDKFYDDFGNGKPHLFEYMFVVIDTVRNHTDEEQDLFRTEVHEVIRSKLQDTDDQTYQDRIIIGSHGTVLGRKISELLETMLVDGFHKVMAFLDRFVRKTKQYNSEIDIIHTDLVVRSIQAFLRDDIGLADMRKIAESETLKETDGVSLDETFLNLLLNKLARLVKCAIVEPCATTFNIPSWVVNQLLVEIDFEQRLVESVSKNTKHHLRKLNDFCKNFEEILKSYKRKANMGRGKHGASQQEYFTRLVSYKFDFIVYPLQNDMSKVISDAEKTMASAGHIITIMGKMMFEIEGYLEQTITEKYEPKTQTADVPKDLRNAILELKDVYSTGTVYDVFEIHVREQTTALKEDLSTLMHKHGYTQPYQVKIVKKEPVKMMAEREDYQKPVSR from the exons atgATTTTCCCAGTATTATTCCTACTTGAAACGTTTAAGATCGAGACGTTGAGAGTGTACCCAAGAGTACATTACTTCCAAAGAAGATTTAGTGACCTTTTGCCAAGACTGAAACGAGTGATTG GCGCATTCCCAAAAAGTTTCCATATTGAGAAAGCCATCCAAGAAATCGATGACTTAAACGACAAATTCACGAAGAAGTTGAACATAGTTGCCATAGGACACAGTGAACTTGAATTTGCAAATATTGTAGTTTCAACAAAGCCATTTGAAATAGAAAAGATTTCAGACCTTAAAGAACCACCAAGTATTCACTTGTTCTTGTGCTACACGAAAACAGACTCGTTGGATCAAACTGGATTGAAG AACATCAGTTCAGTTATCGATAAATTCTACGACGACTTCGGAAATGGAAAACCACATTTGTTTGAATACATGTTTGTTGTAATTGACACCGTACGTAATCACACTGACGAGGAGCAAGATTTGTTTCGGACAGAAGTACATGAAGTAATACGTAGTAAGCTTCAGGACACTGATGATCAAACGTATCAAGACAGAATAATAATTGGTTCTCATGGAACTGTTCTTGGTAGAAAAATATCGGAATTGCTTGAAACAATGTTAGTTGATGGCTTCCATAAAGTTATGGCATTTCTAGATCGTTTTGTACGGAAAACAAAACAGTATAATTCGGAAATTGATATCATCCATACCGACCTTGTAGTTAGATCGATCCAGGCCTTTCTACGAGATGACATTGGTCTTGCTGACATGAGAAAAATAGCAGAAAGTGAAACTTTAAAAGAAACTGACGGAGTTAGCCTTGATGAAACATTTCTAAATCTGCTTTTAAATAAGCTTGCTCGACTTGTTAAATGTGCAATTGTCGAACCATGCGCTACGACGTTCAATATTCCATCTTGGGTTGTAAACCAACTTCTTGTTGAAATAGACTTTGAGCAAAGGCTAGTCGAATCTGTTTCGAAAAATACGAAACATCATTTGCGAAAACTAAACGATTTCTGTAAGAACTTTGAAGAAATCTTGAAGAGTTATAAACGTAAAGCCAACATGGGGAGAGGAAAGCACGGTGCAAGCCAGCAGGAATATTTCACCAGACTTGTTTCATACAAATTTGATTTCATTGTCTATCCTCTGCAGAATGATATGTCTAAAGTTATAAGTGATGCGGAAAAGACTATGGCTTCTGCCGGACATATTATTACTATAATGGGCAAAATGATGTTTGAAATAGAGGGATATTTGGAGCAAACGATAACAGAAAAATACGAACCAAAAACGCAAACTGCAGATGTGCCAAAAGATCTCCGTAATGCCATTTTAGA GTTGAAAGACGTTTATAGCACAGGTACAGTGTACGATGTCTTCGAAATTCATGTACGAGAACAAACCACAGCACTAAAAGAAGACCTGTCAACACTAATGCACAAACACGGATACACTCAACCATACcaagtaaaaattgttaaaaaagaacCAGTCAAAATGATGGCAGAACGGGAAGATTATCAAAAACCTGTATCCAGGTAA